In Azospirillaceae bacterium, a genomic segment contains:
- a CDS encoding alpha/beta hydrolase, translated as MASIDVMDSRSPAPAGPADGAGHWSTFHLQRPDGAQLRLGVWQDGVGDAPSGQRGTCVLVNGRSEFLEKYAEQAGEWAARGWRVVSFDWRGQGLSSRPLANRQKGHIDDFTTYLEDLDAILATLCPPTGPVIAFAHSMGGHLMLRHALDCDMALEVPRLNALILSAAMLEVHTAPLPHRVVSLLAALACHRGRAEDYAPGQHDFDPATAQTFANNPLTGDAERFRVALDAYAAQPDLILGGVTYGWLAAACRSIDHLRRINVANLTLPVQFLAAGNDRVVRSSALRTMSRRLPNAQFHRYPGAQHELMMERNAIRQAVWADIDDFLEDQGF; from the coding sequence GTGGCAAGCATCGACGTCATGGATAGCCGGTCCCCAGCACCGGCAGGCCCGGCGGACGGCGCCGGACACTGGTCCACCTTCCATCTGCAGCGGCCGGACGGCGCGCAGCTGCGCCTGGGCGTGTGGCAGGACGGGGTGGGCGACGCCCCCTCGGGCCAGCGCGGCACCTGTGTGCTGGTCAACGGCCGCAGCGAATTCCTGGAAAAATATGCCGAACAGGCCGGGGAATGGGCGGCGCGCGGCTGGCGCGTGGTGTCCTTCGACTGGCGGGGCCAGGGCCTGTCGTCCCGCCCGCTGGCCAACCGGCAAAAGGGCCACATCGACGACTTCACCACTTACCTTGAGGATCTGGACGCCATCCTGGCGACCCTGTGCCCGCCCACCGGCCCGGTCATCGCCTTCGCCCACAGCATGGGCGGCCACCTGATGCTGCGCCATGCGCTGGATTGCGACATGGCGTTGGAGGTGCCGCGCCTCAACGCCCTGATCCTGTCGGCCGCGATGCTGGAGGTGCACACCGCCCCCCTGCCCCACCGTGTCGTCAGCCTGCTGGCCGCGTTGGCCTGCCATCGTGGCCGGGCGGAGGATTACGCCCCCGGCCAGCATGACTTCGATCCCGCCACGGCGCAGACCTTCGCCAACAACCCCCTGACCGGCGACGCTGAAAGATTTCGCGTGGCGCTGGACGCCTACGCCGCCCAACCCGACCTGATCCTGGGGGGCGTCACCTATGGCTGGCTGGCGGCCGCGTGCCGGTCCATCGACCATCTGCGCCGGATCAACGTGGCCAACCTGACATTGCCGGTCCAGTTCCTGGCGGCCGGCAATGACCGGGTGGTGCGGTCATCCGCCCTGCGCACCATGTCCCGCCGCCTGCCCAATGCCCAGTTCCACCGCTATCCCGGCGCCCAGCATGAGTTGATGATGGAGCGCAACGCCATCCGCCAGGCGGTCTGGGCCGACATCGACGATTTCCTGGAAGATCAGGGGTTTTAG